Proteins encoded within one genomic window of Agelaius phoeniceus isolate bAgePho1 chromosome Z, bAgePho1.hap1, whole genome shotgun sequence:
- the CHRNB3 gene encoding neuronal acetylcholine receptor subunit beta-3 isoform X1 has product MLCLVLIVLCLSRSDVNAFSSVAENEDALLKHLFEGYQKWVRPVENSNDTIKVLFGLKISQLVDVDEKNQLMTTNVWLKQEWIDHKLSWNPDEYGGITAIRVPSESLWLPDIVLFENADGRFEGSLMTKAIVKYNGVVTWTPPASYKSSCTMDVTFFPFDRQNCSMKFGSWTYDGNMVDLILVDENVDRKDFFDNGEWEILNAKGMKGNRKDGLYSYPFVTYSFVLRRLPLFYTLFLIIPCLGLSFLTVLVFYLPSDEGEKLSLSTSVLVSLTVFLLVIEEIIPSSSKVIPLIGEYLLFIMIFVTLSIIVTVFVINVHHRSSATYHPMAPWVKRLFLQKLPRLLCMRAHVDRYSFAETEEKGTTSKSKFLGKQKYKQAKDGEKIVIAFLEKAADSIRYISRHVKKEHFIRQVVQDWKFVAQVLDRIFLWLFLVVSVTGSVLIFTPALRMWLNNTL; this is encoded by the exons ATGTGAATGCCTTCAGTTCAGTTGCTGAAAATGAGGATGCGCTCCTCAAGCACTTATTTGAAGGCTATCAGAAATGGGTCCGCCCTGTGGAAAACTCCAACGACACCATCAAAGTCCTTTTTGGGTTAAAGATATCACAGCTTGTGGATGTG GATGAGAAGAATCAGCTGATGACAACCAACGTGTGGCTGAAACAG GAATGGATTGACCACAAGCTCTCCTGGAATCCAGATGAATATGGTGGGATCACTGCTATCCGGGTCCCCTCTGAGTCTCTGTGGCTTCCTGACATCGTTTTGTTTGAAAA TGCTGATGGACGTTTTGAGGGATCCCTGATGACCAAAGCCATAGTGAAGTACAATGGAGTGGTGACCTGGACACCACCGGCCAGTTATAAGAGTTCCTGCACAATGGATGTGACCTTCTTCCCCTTCGACAGGCAGAACTGCTCCATGAAGTTTGGGTCGTGGACATATGATGGCAATATGGTGGACTTGATTTTAGTGGACGAAAATGTAGACAGGAAAGACTTCTTTGATAATGGGGAGTGGGAGATCTTAAACGCCAAAGGTATGAAAGGCAACAGGAAGGATGGGCTGTACTCTTACCCATTTGTCACTTACTCCTTTGTATTGAGACGCCTTCCGTTGTTTTACACTCTTTTCTTAATAATCCCTTGCCTGGGATTGTCTTTTCTAACTGTCCTGGTGTTTTACCTACCTTCAGATGAAGGTGAAAAGCTTTCATTGTCAACGTCAGTTCTAGTCTCCCTCACTGTTTTCCTTCTAGTGATTGAGGAAATAATCCCTTCTTCTTCCAAAGTCATCCCTCTGATCGGTGAGTATCTGCTCTTCATCATGATTTTTGTGACCCTCTCTATCATCGTGACTGTGTTTGTTATCAATGTCCACCACCGATCCTCAGCAACTTACCATCCCATGGCACCCTGGGTCAAAAGGCTCTTTCTCCAGAAGCTGCCTCGTCTGCTCTGCATGAGGGCCCATGTAGATCGCTACTCGTTTGCAGAGACTGAAGAAAAGGGAACCACCTCGAAATCAAAGTTTCTGGGGAAGCAGAAATACAAGCAAGCAAAAGACGGAGAAAAAATTGTTATTGCCTTtctggaaaaggcagcagaCTCCATTCGGTACATTTCCAGGCACGTTAAAAAGGAGCATTTCATCAGACAG GTTGTACAAGACTGGAAGTTTGTAGCTCAAGTCCTGGATCGGATCTTCCTGTGGTTATTTCTGGTGGTGTCAGTGACGGGTTCAGTTCTCATCTTTACCCCTGCATTACGGATGTGGTTGAACAACACTTTGTAG
- the CHRNB3 gene encoding neuronal acetylcholine receptor subunit beta-3 isoform X3 codes for MLCLVLIVLCLSRSDVNAFSSVAENEDALLKHLFEGYQKWVRPVENSNDTIKVLFGLKISQLVDVDEKNQLMTTNVWLKQEWIDHKLSWNPDEYGGITAIRVPSESLWLPDIVLFENADGRFEGSLMTKAIVKYNGVVTWTPPASYKSSCTMDVTFFPFDRQNCSMKFGSWTYDGNMVDLILVDENVDRKDFFDNGEWEILNAKVIEEIIPSSSKVIPLIATYHPMAPWVKRLFLQKLPRLLCMRAHVDRYSFAETEEKGTTSKSKFLGKQKYKQAKDGEKIVIAFLEKAADSIRYISRHVKKEHFIRQVVQDWKFVAQVLDRIFLWLFLVVSVTGSVLIFTPALRMWLNNTL; via the exons ATGTGAATGCCTTCAGTTCAGTTGCTGAAAATGAGGATGCGCTCCTCAAGCACTTATTTGAAGGCTATCAGAAATGGGTCCGCCCTGTGGAAAACTCCAACGACACCATCAAAGTCCTTTTTGGGTTAAAGATATCACAGCTTGTGGATGTG GATGAGAAGAATCAGCTGATGACAACCAACGTGTGGCTGAAACAG GAATGGATTGACCACAAGCTCTCCTGGAATCCAGATGAATATGGTGGGATCACTGCTATCCGGGTCCCCTCTGAGTCTCTGTGGCTTCCTGACATCGTTTTGTTTGAAAA TGCTGATGGACGTTTTGAGGGATCCCTGATGACCAAAGCCATAGTGAAGTACAATGGAGTGGTGACCTGGACACCACCGGCCAGTTATAAGAGTTCCTGCACAATGGATGTGACCTTCTTCCCCTTCGACAGGCAGAACTGCTCCATGAAGTTTGGGTCGTGGACATATGATGGCAATATGGTGGACTTGATTTTAGTGGACGAAAATGTAGACAGGAAAGACTTCTTTGATAATGGGGAGTGGGAGATCTTAAACGCCAAAG TGATTGAGGAAATAATCCCTTCTTCTTCCAAAGTCATCCCTCTGATCG CAACTTACCATCCCATGGCACCCTGGGTCAAAAGGCTCTTTCTCCAGAAGCTGCCTCGTCTGCTCTGCATGAGGGCCCATGTAGATCGCTACTCGTTTGCAGAGACTGAAGAAAAGGGAACCACCTCGAAATCAAAGTTTCTGGGGAAGCAGAAATACAAGCAAGCAAAAGACGGAGAAAAAATTGTTATTGCCTTtctggaaaaggcagcagaCTCCATTCGGTACATTTCCAGGCACGTTAAAAAGGAGCATTTCATCAGACAG GTTGTACAAGACTGGAAGTTTGTAGCTCAAGTCCTGGATCGGATCTTCCTGTGGTTATTTCTGGTGGTGTCAGTGACGGGTTCAGTTCTCATCTTTACCCCTGCATTACGGATGTGGTTGAACAACACTTTGTAG
- the CHRNB3 gene encoding neuronal acetylcholine receptor subunit beta-3 isoform X2: protein MTTNVWLKQEWIDHKLSWNPDEYGGITAIRVPSESLWLPDIVLFENADGRFEGSLMTKAIVKYNGVVTWTPPASYKSSCTMDVTFFPFDRQNCSMKFGSWTYDGNMVDLILVDENVDRKDFFDNGEWEILNAKGMKGNRKDGLYSYPFVTYSFVLRRLPLFYTLFLIIPCLGLSFLTVLVFYLPSDEGEKLSLSTSVLVSLTVFLLVIEEIIPSSSKVIPLIGEYLLFIMIFVTLSIIVTVFVINVHHRSSATYHPMAPWVKRLFLQKLPRLLCMRAHVDRYSFAETEEKGTTSKSKFLGKQKYKQAKDGEKIVIAFLEKAADSIRYISRHVKKEHFIRQVVQDWKFVAQVLDRIFLWLFLVVSVTGSVLIFTPALRMWLNNTL from the exons ATGACAACCAACGTGTGGCTGAAACAG GAATGGATTGACCACAAGCTCTCCTGGAATCCAGATGAATATGGTGGGATCACTGCTATCCGGGTCCCCTCTGAGTCTCTGTGGCTTCCTGACATCGTTTTGTTTGAAAA TGCTGATGGACGTTTTGAGGGATCCCTGATGACCAAAGCCATAGTGAAGTACAATGGAGTGGTGACCTGGACACCACCGGCCAGTTATAAGAGTTCCTGCACAATGGATGTGACCTTCTTCCCCTTCGACAGGCAGAACTGCTCCATGAAGTTTGGGTCGTGGACATATGATGGCAATATGGTGGACTTGATTTTAGTGGACGAAAATGTAGACAGGAAAGACTTCTTTGATAATGGGGAGTGGGAGATCTTAAACGCCAAAGGTATGAAAGGCAACAGGAAGGATGGGCTGTACTCTTACCCATTTGTCACTTACTCCTTTGTATTGAGACGCCTTCCGTTGTTTTACACTCTTTTCTTAATAATCCCTTGCCTGGGATTGTCTTTTCTAACTGTCCTGGTGTTTTACCTACCTTCAGATGAAGGTGAAAAGCTTTCATTGTCAACGTCAGTTCTAGTCTCCCTCACTGTTTTCCTTCTAGTGATTGAGGAAATAATCCCTTCTTCTTCCAAAGTCATCCCTCTGATCGGTGAGTATCTGCTCTTCATCATGATTTTTGTGACCCTCTCTATCATCGTGACTGTGTTTGTTATCAATGTCCACCACCGATCCTCAGCAACTTACCATCCCATGGCACCCTGGGTCAAAAGGCTCTTTCTCCAGAAGCTGCCTCGTCTGCTCTGCATGAGGGCCCATGTAGATCGCTACTCGTTTGCAGAGACTGAAGAAAAGGGAACCACCTCGAAATCAAAGTTTCTGGGGAAGCAGAAATACAAGCAAGCAAAAGACGGAGAAAAAATTGTTATTGCCTTtctggaaaaggcagcagaCTCCATTCGGTACATTTCCAGGCACGTTAAAAAGGAGCATTTCATCAGACAG GTTGTACAAGACTGGAAGTTTGTAGCTCAAGTCCTGGATCGGATCTTCCTGTGGTTATTTCTGGTGGTGTCAGTGACGGGTTCAGTTCTCATCTTTACCCCTGCATTACGGATGTGGTTGAACAACACTTTGTAG